The stretch of DNA AGCGCGACGCGGAGACGGCGAGGCGAGCGGGGACCGGCTTCGCGTGGGCCTCGGAGTTCGATCAGCGCCGGTACCGGGCGTAGAGGTAGGTCCCGGCGGCAGTCAGGAACCAGACGACGGCACCGACTCGGACCGCGAACAGCGCCCGACTGGTCCAGGTCGGGAGCGGCTGTCCGACGGAGGCGAGCACGACGACGGGCGACCCCACGAGGATCGTCGCGACGAAGGTGACCTGCATCACCCAGCCGAAGTCGACGCCGTCGGGGTCTGTCTCTTCGACGGCGGGCACGCCCGTCGGTAGCGACCCGGTCGGCAAGCCGTTTCCGGTTCGCCGGCAACCGGACGATATTTGCGCCCCGATTCCGAACCCCGGTCTATGACGACCGACGACGACCAGCCGGCGATTCCGGTGGTCTGCTCGGACTGCGGGACGCGCACGCAGGTCCCGTTCGAGGACGTCGAGGGGGCCGTCGAGCGACACAACGAGCAACTCCACGACGGGGAATCGGTAGCGCAGGTGGACCCGGAGGTACTGGACGAACTGGTCGACCGGCTCGGACGCGACCTGGGCTTGCTCGACTGAATGATCCGGCCCTTCGAGCCCGACGACGAGGACGCCCTCTGGGACTGCAAGCGGGCGTTCGAGCTGGAACTCGGG from Haloarcula litorea encodes:
- a CDS encoding DUF5822 domain-containing protein is translated as MPAVEETDPDGVDFGWVMQVTFVATILVGSPVVVLASVGQPLPTWTSRALFAVRVGAVVWFLTAAGTYLYARYRR